AAGGGTGGGGGAGCCCCTGGGCCACCACCCCCTGTGAGCCCTGAGCCCCCAGTGCAGCCCCCTGCCCCTCcacagcctcccccagccccggaTCCCGGCTTGGGTCCCTGCCCGGATCCCAGCTCGGATCCCAGCTCGGATCCCAGCTCGGATCCCTGCCCAGATCCCGGCTCAGGTCCCTGCCCAGATCCCGGCTCAGGTCCCTGCCCAGATCCCGGCTCAGGTCCCTGCCCAGATCCCGGCTCAGGTCCCTGCCCAGATCCCAGCTCGGTGCCGGCGCTCCGGCTGcggctccaggagctgcagaaggaagcGCTGGCGGCCAAACGCCGCGGGGACACGGCCACGGCCCTCGGGCACTTCCGTGCGGCCAAGGTACGCCCGGGATCCCCCCAGATCCCTCAGTTTCTGGGCCCAGCTGCCGTGCCAGaattccccttttcctgtggttttccagaggctggaggcgcagctggaggtgctggggcagggccGTGTTCCGCCAGCCCCTGGTGAGACCCCGATCCTGATGGACAGAGTTTGAACCCCCGTTCTGGggggtcctgctgctccccagatCTGGGGATCAGGTGGGATCTGGCTGCTCCCTTCCCGCAGATCCACGGCCGGAGGAGCC
This portion of the Parus major isolate Abel unplaced genomic scaffold, Parus_major1.1 Scaffold512, whole genome shotgun sequence genome encodes:
- the LOC107199231 gene encoding coiled-coil and C2 domain-containing protein 1A, with product MLESVRSGKPIDEADIPPPVALGKGGGAPGPPPPVSPEPPVQPPAPPQPPPAPDPGLGPCPDPSSDPSSDPSSDPCPDPGSGPCPDPGSGPCPDPGSGPCPDPGSGPCPDPSSVPALRLRLQELQKEALAAKRRGDTATALGHFRAAKRLEAQLEVLGQGRVPPAPDPRPEEPKAPLPRDSPAKNPPDTGPAPPAAEPPRAPRDVREALEQRMERYRAAAAQAKDSGDARKARMHERIVK